The following are from one region of the Candidatus Eisenbacteria bacterium genome:
- a CDS encoding PTS sugar transporter subunit IIA codes for MHLSELLNDKAVSLSLAARDKESVIKELVQLLEAAHGVNTRGEILSKVLQRESMMSTGIGNGVAIPHGKTRLLDHLVAACGVSPSGMEFDSMDGEPASLFILLVSPESLRGPHVKALANVSRLLKEESVRNALRQSRTPEEFLSVLREAEGRYL; via the coding sequence ATGCACCTGTCCGAGCTGCTCAACGACAAAGCAGTCAGCCTGTCCCTCGCAGCTCGAGATAAGGAATCGGTCATCAAGGAGCTGGTTCAGCTCCTGGAGGCCGCGCACGGGGTGAATACCCGGGGCGAGATCCTGAGCAAGGTGCTCCAGCGCGAGTCGATGATGTCGACCGGGATCGGAAACGGGGTGGCGATCCCACACGGGAAGACCCGGCTGCTCGACCACCTCGTCGCCGCCTGCGGCGTCTCCCCGTCCGGCATGGAGTTCGATTCCATGGACGGCGAGCCGGCGAGCCTCTTCATCCTCCTGGTCTCTCCCGAGAGCCTCCGCGGCCCCCACGTGAAGGCTCTCGCGAACGTCTCCCGCCTCCTCAAGGAGGAGTCGGTCCGGAACGCCCTCCGGCAGAGCCGGACCCCGGAGGAATTCCTCTCGGTGCTGCGCGAGGCCGAGGGGCGATACCTCTAG
- the clpB gene encoding ATP-dependent chaperone ClpB: MRFDRLTTKSQEALSAAQKAAERAGHPEVGTEHVLQALLEQKDGAVLPILEAARVPVDRIEKLLEERLRALPKVSGRRQTVLSPTIGELLEHAESEAGRLRDEYVSTEHMLLAALDPAVSSPMGEILRAAGATREAVYQALLSVRGGEQVSSPDPEEKYQALAKYARDLTEMARKGALDPVIGRDEEIRRVIQVLSRRTKNNPVLIGEPGVGKTAIAEGLAQRIVDGDVPAGLRERKLLALDLGALLAGAQYRGQFEDRLKSVLREITRAEGQVILFIDELHTLVGAGAAEGALDASNLLKPALARGELHCIGATTLDEYRKRIEKDAALERRFQPVLVSEPTVEQTIAILRGLRERYENFHKVKIQDAALVAAAIMSQRYLPDRKLPDKAIDLVDEAASRLRIELDSMPVEIDTLERKRRQLEIERLGLKREKDAAGKARRGLIEQEIAETEAELTRLKAHWEKERAALSKIIQARERIEALRLEEQQAERAGDLERVARLRHGDLPKLQQQLAADTAALAAIQKDLKLLKEEVDEEDIAEVVARWSGIPVQRLIEGELQKLLHMEDRIRERVVGQDAAVRAVSDAVRRARAGLQDPNRPLGSFLFLGPTGVGKTELARALAEFLFDTERAMIRIDMSEYQERHAVARLIGSPPGYVGYEEGGQLTEAVRRRPYSVVLLDEIEKAHPDVAHVLLQVLEEGRLTDGQGRTVDFKNTLIVMTSNIGSDLILEAGAASSEVLRPRLMQALRGHFRPELINRIDEILVFEPLGQAELRQIVSLELRKVERRLQDRELKLAFDTDVLDLLAKEGYDPVFGARPLRRVIEHRVQNPLAQAILKGEFKSGDTVRVRLAKDEEAPFRFERAEKREAVAAGR, translated from the coding sequence ATGCGATTCGATCGCCTGACCACGAAGAGCCAGGAGGCCCTCTCCGCCGCGCAGAAGGCCGCCGAGCGCGCCGGTCACCCCGAAGTCGGAACCGAGCACGTTCTCCAGGCCCTGCTGGAGCAGAAGGACGGAGCCGTCCTCCCGATCCTCGAAGCCGCCCGGGTTCCCGTCGATCGAATCGAAAAGCTCCTCGAAGAGCGCCTGCGCGCCCTTCCCAAGGTGTCCGGCCGGAGGCAGACCGTCCTCTCGCCGACGATCGGCGAGCTGCTCGAGCATGCCGAGTCCGAAGCCGGGCGCCTCCGCGACGAATATGTGAGCACCGAGCACATGCTCCTCGCCGCGCTCGACCCGGCCGTCTCCTCCCCGATGGGGGAGATCCTCCGCGCCGCGGGCGCGACCCGCGAGGCGGTCTACCAGGCGCTCCTGAGCGTGCGCGGCGGCGAGCAGGTCTCGAGCCCCGATCCCGAAGAGAAGTACCAAGCCCTCGCCAAGTACGCGCGGGATCTCACCGAGATGGCCCGCAAGGGAGCGCTCGATCCCGTCATCGGCCGCGACGAGGAGATCCGCCGCGTGATCCAGGTCCTCTCTCGCCGCACGAAGAACAACCCGGTCCTGATCGGAGAGCCCGGCGTGGGGAAGACCGCCATCGCCGAGGGGCTGGCGCAGCGGATCGTGGACGGGGACGTTCCCGCCGGGCTTCGGGAGCGGAAGCTCCTCGCCCTCGATCTCGGGGCGCTCCTCGCGGGCGCGCAGTACCGGGGGCAGTTCGAGGACCGCCTCAAGTCGGTTTTACGTGAGATTACCCGCGCGGAAGGCCAGGTGATTCTCTTCATCGACGAGCTCCATACGCTGGTCGGCGCCGGTGCCGCCGAGGGGGCGCTGGACGCTTCGAATCTCCTGAAGCCGGCGCTCGCCCGAGGGGAGCTCCACTGCATCGGCGCGACCACCCTCGACGAGTATCGGAAGAGAATCGAGAAGGACGCCGCGCTGGAGCGGCGCTTCCAGCCGGTCCTGGTCTCGGAGCCGACCGTGGAGCAGACGATCGCGATCCTCCGGGGTCTTCGCGAGCGCTACGAGAATTTCCACAAGGTGAAGATCCAGGACGCCGCGCTCGTCGCGGCCGCGATCATGTCGCAGCGCTATCTCCCCGACCGGAAGCTCCCGGACAAGGCGATCGACCTGGTCGACGAGGCGGCCTCCCGGCTCCGGATCGAGCTCGACAGCATGCCGGTCGAGATCGACACGCTCGAGCGGAAGCGGCGCCAGCTCGAGATCGAGCGCCTCGGGCTGAAGCGGGAGAAGGACGCCGCGGGGAAGGCGCGCCGCGGCCTCATCGAGCAGGAGATCGCCGAGACCGAGGCCGAGCTCACGCGCCTCAAGGCGCACTGGGAGAAGGAGCGCGCCGCGCTTTCCAAGATCATCCAGGCGCGCGAGAGGATCGAAGCGCTCCGGCTCGAGGAGCAGCAGGCGGAGCGGGCCGGCGATCTCGAGAGGGTCGCTCGGCTCCGACACGGCGACCTTCCAAAACTCCAACAGCAGCTCGCGGCCGATACGGCGGCCCTCGCCGCGATACAAAAGGATTTGAAGCTCCTCAAGGAGGAAGTCGACGAGGAGGACATCGCCGAGGTCGTCGCGCGCTGGAGCGGCATTCCCGTGCAGCGGCTGATCGAGGGCGAGCTCCAGAAGCTCCTCCACATGGAGGACCGGATCCGCGAGCGCGTGGTCGGTCAGGATGCCGCCGTGCGCGCGGTCTCCGACGCGGTCCGGCGCGCCCGGGCGGGACTTCAGGACCCCAACCGACCGCTTGGCTCGTTCCTTTTCCTCGGTCCGACGGGCGTCGGGAAGACGGAGCTGGCGCGGGCTCTGGCCGAATTCCTATTCGACACCGAGCGCGCCATGATCCGGATCGACATGTCCGAGTACCAGGAGCGGCACGCCGTGGCGCGCCTCATCGGGTCGCCGCCGGGCTACGTCGGGTACGAGGAGGGCGGCCAGCTGACCGAAGCGGTCCGGCGCCGTCCCTATTCCGTGGTGCTGCTCGACGAGATCGAGAAGGCGCATCCCGACGTCGCGCATGTCCTCTTACAAGTGCTGGAAGAGGGGCGGCTCACCGACGGGCAGGGCAGGACGGTGGACTTCAAGAACACCCTCATCGTCATGACGAGCAACATCGGGAGCGATCTGATCCTCGAAGCGGGCGCCGCGTCATCCGAAGTTCTGCGCCCGCGGCTCATGCAGGCGCTGCGCGGCCACTTCCGGCCGGAGCTGATCAACCGGATCGACGAGATCCTCGTCTTCGAGCCTCTCGGACAGGCGGAGCTGCGCCAGATCGTGAGCCTCGAGCTCAGGAAGGTGGAACGCCGGCTTCAGGATCGCGAGCTCAAGCTCGCCTTCGACACGGACGTCCTCGATCTTCTCGCCAAGGAGGGCTACGACCCCGTCTTCGGCGCCAGGCCGCTCCGCCGCGTCATCGAGCATCGCGTGCAGAACCCGCTCGCGCAGGCGATCCTCAAGGGCGAGTTCAAGTCGGGCGACACCGTCCGCGTACGCCTGGCGAAGGACGAGGAGGCGCCGTTCCGTTTCGAGCGCGCGGAGAAGCGCGAGGCGGTCGCCGCGGGGCGATAA